One Paralichthys olivaceus isolate ysfri-2021 chromosome 21, ASM2471397v2, whole genome shotgun sequence genomic window carries:
- the map2k4b gene encoding dual specificity mitogen-activated protein kinase kinase 4b isoform X9 has translation MVHKPTGQIMAVKRIRSTVDEKEQKQLLMDLDVVMRSSDCPYIVQFYGALFREGDCWICMELMATSLDKFYKYVYCALDDVIPEEILGKITLATVKALNHLKENLKIIHRDIKPSNILMDRKGNIKLCDFGISGQLVDSIAKTRDAGCRPYMAPERIDPSASRQGYDVRSDVWSLGITLYELATGRFPYPKWNSVFDQLTQVVKGEPPQLSNSEERQFSPKFTNFVNLCLTKDESKRPKYKELLKHSFILMYEERFVDVASYVCRILDQIPTSPISPMYVD, from the exons ATGGTCCACAAACCCACAGGCCAGATCATGGCTGTCAAG AGGATTCGCTCCACTGTGGATGAGAAGGAGCAGAAGCAGCTGCTGATGGATCTCGACGTGGTGATGAGGAGTAGTGACTGTCCCTACATCGTTCAGTTCTACGGAGCTCTTTTCAGAGAG GGGGACTGTTGGATTTGTATGGAACTTATGGCTACCTCATTAGACAAATTCTACAAATATGTTTATTGTGCATTAGATGACGTCATTCCAGAGGAAATATTAGGCAAAATAACATTAGCG ACCGTTAAAGCACTGAACCACTTAAAAGAAAACTTGAAAATAATTCACAGAG ACATCAAACCTTCCAACATTCTTATGGACCGAAAGGGTAACATCAAGCTGTGTGATTTTGGCATCAGTGGTCAGCTGGTCGACTCCATAGCCAAGACCAGAGATGCAGGCTGCAGGCCGTACATGGCG cctgAGAGGATAGACCCCAGTGCTTCCAGACAAGGCTACGATGTCCGCTCTGATGTGTGGAGCTTGGGAATCACCCTG tATGAGTTGGCCACAGGAAGGTTTCCTTATCCCAAGTGGAATAGTGTTTTTGATCAGCTGACACAAGTGGTGAAAGGAGAACCTCCTCAACTCAGCAACTCAGAGGAGAGACAGTTCTCGCCCAAGTTCACCAACTTCGTTAACCTATG CCTTACAAAGGATGAATCAAAAAGGCCAAAGTACAAGGAGCTTCTG AAACACTCCTTCATTCTGATGTATGAAGAGCGTTTCGTGGACGTCGCCAGTTACGTGTGTCGCATCCTGGATCAGATCCCCACCTCTCCCATCTCTCCTATGTACGTGGACTGA